GTACATAGGATAACTTAGATGTCAAAGTAATGCTGAATTTAATACCCCACCTTAATTTCTCTAGAAAAGACATACAAAATTCATTTTGGTTTCGATCATCATAGTATGTACACCAGTCCCTACCCATCTCATTGAGTAATAGTCCTCCATGAACACTtaggtttttttgttttcattgggGGAATATTTAAAACGCTGGTTGTAATTGTTTGTGGAAGATTTTTTGACCGGGTGATAGAATCATTCTTGGATCAAACTGGTGTTTTCTTTCTAAGAATTTCATCCATTTGGCACCGAAATGGTTTGTCCAATCTTCCTGTGTGCTGTGATTAGGAAGATATTGCTTAACCTTAATGCCAGCATCCCTACAGAACTCCAAAATTTCTCTGTTTTGAGCATCATATGCCTTCCAAGAATCAAACCCACTTGAGTGCAAAAATCCAACTGTGTAGAACACATCCTCGTCTGGTATAGATGCTGACATCCTATCGTCCCATCtggaattaaattttatggtaTTATTAGTGACTGTTCTCTTCTGAATTTCattgcaaataaataaataaataaataaatgatgggatcgaattaaaaaaaaaattgcatcaTTCAAGGCTTACTTGTTTCTATTCATAGGGTAAACCAGGACTGGTCCAGAGGAGATGTTTCTTTTAAGAATTATATCTCTGAATACTCCTGAATTAAAATCCAAGATCTGAGATTTTGGTATAAACAAATTAAGCCACGGGTGAGGAACCTCCCACAGTCCTTGTGACTGAAGCTTCAACTCTCCACTTCGAACTCTATTCAAGAACTCAACGTATGAGACATTTTTCTCATAATAAAATCCGGGGATATAGGCCAGCCCTTGGAGCAGAACTTGAATTTCCTagagacaaagaaaagaaaaatgttactaccatttattaaataattaaaatttatgttatatataaagatttaCCACCTTGGTTATGAAGGTGTAATCCAAGAATCACAACATATATACCTAGGCATTTGCTTTTGACTAGTTGTGGACAGTGttcttttttttgaaaagaaatgtgATCTAACTAGAATATGATATGACCAGAGAGGATACCTTGTCCAGATTTTTCTCGGTTTGGTCGTCATAATATTTAGCCACTTCAAGACAGTAGAGGATGCTGTGTTCAGTTATTAATGAAGCTATTCTGGGATGGTCAGATAGAGGGAAGAAAGAGGATCTCCAATTATTTATGGGGCCTTGGTTCATTAGCAGCATCCCTTCCAGAAAATCCAATGcattcttttgtttctttccatTGATTGAGATTAATCGTTCCTGGTCTTCGGTAAAAGCAGAAAAGTCACTATAAAGTAGTCTGACCCACTTAACCTGCATGCCAACAAAAATTCACCATTAACACTGTCTTATACCAGTAAACTTACACTAACCCaatagaatataataaaatgaaatacacGAGAGAGAGACACGTATTTAttgatgtatgtatgtatgaatgGATGTGCACGAGCTCACACCACTAGTCCAATCAAAAATTGGAAAGATACATGTGGTGCCTATAAAACATCCGCATTCTTCATGTGTTAATGTATCTTGAAGGTCTTTTCAGAAAGAGCACTTGTTGTTTGGTTTGATAAAGTAGATAAATGGAAAGAATGTGATCATAATAATACTTGAGTTTTTCTAATTCTATCGGTTCAGAGCTTAAGATCTAAGACTGTTTTTTCAAACTCGTATTATGTATGCTTTCAATTTCAAATCCACATTAAGTGGTTCAAACTCTTACGTACGAATAACTCGTGTGTTGTTTTCATTTGTGTATATTTTTATCATGGATGACTAATACAACAACATAAGATGAAATGCACAGTACGTACGTGGGTGCCAACTGCCACTAGGtagatatgtatatatacaaaatGACTATTCACCCTTAAAAATGACAATTCGATTTGGCGTCACTATGAATTGGTGGTGGAAAAGGCTACAAGACAAAATTCCAGTCAATTCTTATGGACGTACCCTTTTGGGTGCTGCCTCAAGAGCAATTCTCGCCCTTGCTATCACTCCAAATTGTCCCAAGCCTCCAAGAACTGCGTTGAATAACTCCAAGTTCTTCTGGGTAGAGCAGGTTACGAACTCTCCTTTTCCTGTAACCAAGTAGacgaaaaaaatttatttaattaaatgcatGCATGCATCAATTGTGAGAGTAACATTTTCCATAGGTTGGTCATTAATTAAGTCTTTTCATATGAATGAATTGACCAATAAACGATTTGACCAACATTAAGTTAATACAAAACTATGACCGTGGACCTGGTTACTAATTAACCCATCGCTCACCCATATTGTAGACAAAGACCATTCCTGTTCTAGAGTTCACCAACCACTTTAACAGGTTTTATAAGACTACGTGTTCAACAAAATCATATCTTATACATTTAGCAGAACATCTACGACGACACACCATGTCATATCATAAGAGACAAAATTGAAACAGTTCAAGAAGACTTCACCTTTCTCATTTTTTCAAACTTTCGACATGAACACGTTCTCTCGAGAAAACCAGGCAATAcatttgaaaaacttaaatacaaTGACAGGTACGGTTGCCATTGTCTCTGATTTTGGTCACTAAAATTCCAACAATAATTACCGAGACAAGATGTAGGAGAAATTGCGGAGAAACTGCATACCTGTGATAACATCCATTTCATGAACGTTGCTGATTTGAGGTCCATAGCGGAAACTCTGGCCACTGATTCCAGCGTTGGAAAGTGTTCCTCCCACGGTCAAGTACAAGTAATCAGTCCAAGAAACGGGTGCAAGTCCATGTTCTAGTGAAGCATGTAGCACATCAATCCAGAGTTGTTCCCCTCCAACATCAGCATAGTGACCTATCAAAGGGTCTTTAGAGACAGTGATCGAaaccccatttctttgttttctcagTGTGGCCATGTCAACCACTACCCCATCACGAGCCATGGCTTGTCCTTGGGTGGAGTGGCCTTGGCCCCTCGCTGCTATGTGAAAGGGGACAAAGCTGTTGTAGGAGGTTTTTATCAAGGTGGCTATGtcatctatggaagatggatGAAAGACAGCTGCCGGGAGCTCATGCACGATATGGCCGTAGTCCGTAGAAGCCATCTGAATGGTTTCGGGGTCATCACGAAGCTTATGGAATATATTTTCAATGTCAAGATCTGGAAGAATCAGAGCTTTCCGTTGCTCGGTTTTGCCCACTGTGTATATCAAACGGGTTATGGTTACTAGAAGTAGTATGAAGCAGGTTGAAGAAGGGTAATTCAGAGCCatttttagagagagagagagagagagtactAGTtgtgtagaagaagaagaagatgattaGAAGAAAAGTTTGGTGTGGTGGTGTGGTGTGGTAGTGGGTGAAGGGAGGTGCTATAAATAGAATGAGGGAGCTTGCATGCGAAAAAGAGGGTTTGGGAATAGAAAAATGGTTTTACACACTTATTGGGGCTGTATTCATATATGAGGATGGATCGTggaaaatagaaataagaaagaaagtgagaaaaagTGTAGACGTAAGAGGTGATGTGatttagaagaaagaaaaaaaaagtttaaaaatagcGTAGGTAATTACAAATAGAGCGTGAAGGtaaattatagaaattatattGCGCAGAGAATGGGGTGGCTAAGTGTCAAATTCAAAGGTATATATGATGGAAATGGAAGcggataataattaattaattaagatttgaGTACGTGTTTGTTGTGAGATTGTGAACGAATGATGATGTATGAGGAAGATTCCCAGCAATGGAAGATTTGAACCCACAGATttgtagaatatatatatatatttttattagcacTTGGTATTTTAAGGATGAAAGTGAGTGAAAAATAGGTAATTATGAAAAGGATCTCTTAAGATATGTTTTGGGTATTTTGCATCCAACTTTTGTGGGTCGTGGAAGGGTAATAAGAATGGAAACGGAGGGAGACATCACACCGGATTTTCTTCAGGCCAAGATTTTGTCTGTGACCATCCAAACCAACATGTAATCAATGAAAAGTCAAGCAGGGAACTGAACCTATAATTATACCCACCaatctttctctctcactacaCTTATAATTCACTTAACACCTTTCCATCATATTCTTTTCCCTCACACCCTCATTAAAATAACTTTCTCCTATTATTACATTGCTAATTACAACATTAatgtttattatcattaataattacTTCTCCCCCGCTCTAAATATACCTAATTCGCCGCTTCTGATCTTCTCCTGTcttttacattatataaaaaattccaAGAAAATAACGGCATGCCATGCACATGCATGATGGCTACTAATTTAATTTCGCTTCTCCCTTATAATTTCTTATGTATGATAACAAAAGGGGACAAAAGTAAATACTGTTGAGAGAATGTCAGGATACTATGAACcatatataaagaatatattatgTATGCATCAAATTGGTCTTTGTTGAGTAGCAGctgaattattaattaaacaaattcgACAAAGAAAAGTAAGAGATCTGAGTTCCTAAACAAGGAATTGTATAAGGAAATTTGACTAACAACTAAAGGGCGTTCAATGAACAATCTTTGACTTGTAGATCACGCAGGTAAGAGGAGCTATCAGCTGATAACAAGACCTTCCACCATGCAAGTCTCTCTGTGTAACCATATTCTACTAATGCTTCCAATTCAAGATTGTAATCTTTGACGATGAATGCTACATGCATACTCACATTCTTGAATTGATCAAACAGTAGCAGTTCTTGTTAGGTTCTAcctaatgaaagaaaaagagtgaaaagaGTGAAAAGAAAGAGTTGGTCTTGGTAAAATTGATATATTGAAGTTAACgagaaatgaaataaatattgtaGTACGATGAGTGATGAGAATGTGCAATGAAGCAAAGGTTTCCGTTTGTGATAGATCCTTGTAAATGAGAGATGTAAAGGCATATGACAGAGATACACATATCTTGACCAATTATACATAGACAAATATGAAAAGGGGAGAGGGGGCTGTCCCTTGTCGTTTAGTTTGAAAgtggttttaaaatttatacgaGCTGTTGTTTTGCAGGTTCAGTACAAACAAAGACACAAGTTTTGGCATGCCAGTTAATGCTAATAGAAGGAATGAAACAAAGTAAGACAATGCCGTGTACTGCAATGGGAAGTAGAGGGGGGACTGTTTCTTAGATATTCAAGATCTTTTTGGAGATCTATCACGTGGTCCCAAAAACAAACCCAACGAGAAAACAATaacatttcaaacaaaaatattcatttcaCATTTCCAACCATATCATCTCATAGATTCTCAATCCTGCTTCAAACCAACCTTATCATCAAAACCGTATCTTCTTCCAGATCATCACTGAACCTCTTAATCACTCACTTTTTTTAAGGTAAAAAACATATCAAAACAAATCATACTACACTGTCAACTTTcttcatataaataaatcaaacttgTTTTGCAGGAAACTTCCTCTCATATTGGATTTCCTTCTTTTCAAAAACCtcttcaaattttagttttatattcatTCTAGTTCAACCAAATTATCTCATtcgaatattattattattatataagagGAACTTTACATTAAATTCAtcatagaaaatataatatatatgtatactaGTGGGAGGGAGGGACCTACTGTTCTCATTTCCTGCACATGTtactttcaattttgattttggatagattatgaaaatagaaaaacaaaaagctCGAAGTAGTAGTAGTGTACGTACTACATGGTGCAATTTTGtatcagtatatatatatatatatctcatcTTGACTCACTCCATAACTCATTATAAAgttgttgataaaaaaagaagaagaagctctCCATAGATATACAAGTCAATACTTATATTCCAAGTCGCCACAATAcctatttttattgtaatagaTTTCACTTTCATGTCAAGAATATTAAAGAGTTAGTGCGATCGATGTATTCactaaaaagttataaatttgaTAGTACTTTTAGGGTTAGAGCCATTCTTTTATATGATAACGTAGTTTTCCTTAACAGGTGTTTAGAAGTTTATCGTTAATATTCATTTTCGTTTTATctttagttctttttattttagttttaaatttaataaacactgagaaaaaaaacttgatgatttcaaacaatttcttatatatatatatatatatatatatatatatatatatatatatatatatatatatatatatatatatatatatatatatatatatataataatttatttttataatgactATTTGAAAGTTATATCTGgtaaattttgtttatctataaatttttagTTTCGTATATAGGTTTGAATACTTCATGTCCTTCTTACATATTAATTCTGTttttttagtgataaaaaaagaGTAATTAAACTTTGGTTATCTATATTaacaatacataaaaattaaatcctAAACTAGTTTGGTTTGTCCATGTATTTTggttgatatttaaattttggttaTTCAAAATTTCTAAACGTATGATAATGAAACTGCGAAAAGGCTTTAGTTAATTGATACATGTATTTTGGTTTGTCCATGTATATCCATTAAGTAAACCTGTCATCAAGcactatataatatatatggaGGTTAGAAGAAGCATCTCATAAAGACATATTTATATACCTGTAAATATAACCACAGAagtttcaataatattaaaaatcgtcatttactttatattaaaatcttgattttaaaaatatatggtttatattgataaagtacgaaattattcttttttttttctttttttacgatcaacgttttttttttgttacgcttaagcaattaattttttaagaacaaGATTAATtgttaaagtataaattttgataGAGAAACGCAATACtcataaatttaagaattaaatgaaaaattattgcAAATTTCAATAAGTGTCTGCCTCGCCTCATCATGTGTGtggttgaaaataaataatttcatatttagtAGTATATTTTCATATGGGAAAGTTATGTTTTTCTTCCATGTTTTAAGCAATTTTATtgtcatgaaaagaaaaacgagtatattttatttattttttatttacgaTAATTGAAAATGGATTTTATAATTCggtgtaattttaaaaaataatttagaattttctATACAGCGGTTAATTTGGTTGTCAGTTAAACTacatttgattaaatttaaattatttcaactactataaatgacaattttattttaaaacacattttctaaTATCAGAAATTgtaattcaattcagttcagaAGCAGTTCCTCTTTCAGAAACTGAATTGAAATAAGAATTGggtgtaatttttaaaaataatttagaattttctATACAGTGATTAATTTGGTTgaatcttgtttttttttttttttactattaatgtGGTTCGAAGTAATTGTTCTTGAGTCTTGACAGTGAGATATTATCTGAAAAAGAATGTTTGAAGAGATGGAATTTGCTTAAGATTGATTCATGCACATATGCATGTAAATTAATGCACCTAATATAATGATTAGAGCTGAATTTAACTGTTAATGAGTCTTGGACAATATGATTATCACTGACCAGTTCGGTGTCTCTTTAAGCAAACATTCACTTTTAAACTCACAATCTTCTTGCTTCCAACGCACTCTTTGGGATCGGatattaataatatacaattaGGTCATATTCTTCTATGCCTAAAAGGGCCCTGCCATTGAATTTCTTACCCAGCCACTTCATACTCAACTAGTTAACTCATGCATGCATATCCATATAACAATGTCTTTGTATGTAATGTGAATGCAACATCTAAATGTGTAATTTAGTAGGAACGATTAGCTTCATAAGATGAAATGTGTAATTTAGTAAGAGtgatgttatttaattaaatatagattcattttcaacttaATATCTTCAAGAAATGATTTTATgagtttctttttatatattatttaattttctttttatttttactttatgaaacttaaatttattcatAGTTAAATTCATAAGAAGATATAATAAGAATTATGTTACAGTTTCACCCAAgacaaaaattttcaaaccaTAAACTTATTAGGAAAGATTTGCGATAATGAAacattaaatatgtaaaatcaCTTATTCTTTATCTTATACCTATATTTATACAAGtataaaaaacacaatttttgtacgaacatgtttttttttaaaaaaaaggagacATTGATTAAAATTCATAACTAAGTTCCCCCAATAAATAACTACGGTCACAAATGAATatagaaagattacaaaaaaaCTTCAACGATAAAGCGAAGACAACAAAGATGCaaaaataaatatccaaacCTCCACTATTTCATCATCGGAGATCAAACCCTAATTCACATaagagttttcattgttttcaccCAATAAGAAATGAGGAGCGAACTATGattctaatatataaaaaaaaaaattatgacataCAATAAGGCATCCAATGTAAATTGCTTTCACTTATCTACAAAAATATTACTGTAATTTTTATgggagttttcttcttgtcatgcTTAAATTAggtaatgtaaatatttatttttctgttaatgAATATGAGTGGATaattaagaagaagaataatAGATGTACggttataaattttttagttagaatgaaatattgtatatggtgacatgtttttgttttatatttcttaatatacatatattttcaatatgaACTTAGACAACCCAATTACttctttcaatatatttatatatattgttaattatatataatttgtatctAGTTATACGTCATATTGCACGACTCAAATAATTTTGATCAGGTCACCTTATTTCAAATTTCTCGTCGTTGTTAATTCATTTGTTTGTTCCATTTGTTAGTATTgctactaaatttaaatttaggcACTCTTTAATTCAAGTAATCTATTTTTCAGAGAAACCTAATTTTCCAataatgtaagaaaaatatttcaattcacGGGATTATGTCTTTTGATGATCAACTTTAAGAACCAAACCtcttttactctctctctctcttcaccTAATCTAGTTCATAAGGAACAAAAATTACAGTCTGTAACAAATATCTTCTCTCAATAATGTAATTCTGTCTTGAAAAATGAGCTTAAAATACGACAATGTTTCCTCCAACTAATGTCTCACTTTTGAAATTAAGATTTGGAGAATAAAATTATGGTCAAGCACCAagttcattataaaaaaacatgcatCACAGTAAAGCATAGCTGTCGGCAATTACTAGTTGTTTAGCAAGTTGTTTTTAAGTAATCCATACACACCTGAATAGGCTACTTCTTAGAAATTTTCTATTGAGATGTACATAGATTTTAGGTGattgtacaaaataaaaattaattttataaatatctaaatatttattggttttaattttcaaaGTGCACTTCACACTTTCATTTATTCTACTACAATAAGATatacttatattattaatttatcacAATACATTTTCACATAATCTATTAttggattatatttttttcatttgagtCGGACatcaagacaaataaaaaaatgaaatatgatttaattatataattttttttaccttataTTCGACACAAAACTTTAAGGCTTTTTTTTTGGATGATTCTATTAATGCTTATATATGTGAGAATGATGAGCAAATATATAGCTTCTTTGGTTATGGTGATTTGCAACTATTTGAAGTAGCGAATTTATTAGAATATGATTTTATCTATTTATGTATCATATAAGAGATATGTAGAGATATACTTTCGAAGATTTAGTGAAAGACCAAAATACTCTTGCCTAACATGAGATTTGGAAAAATGTACTTtacatatacaaatatttttggAGAACGAAAATCAATTATGTTGATATGAAATCAATTttgagtaattaaaaaaaaaactaaaatcgaTTCTTCAATATTAGAATCAGTTAtccatttatataaattaataagatGGTAAGTTGAAAACAACTTTAGGTTTTTTAATCAATGAatcaatttgttttaaaaattattaatttggattttgttttaaaagaattatctGTAAGTTCAAGTGGTGTTATTCaagtacaattttattttgaaaaaagcATCATGTTAGTGTACGACTTTACATGATGAAAATTAAGTtatcaaaacatataattacttttatataaattaaaattttgaattgaagttGTAGATaacataattgatttttaactgaaattattatttatttatataacgaTTTCAgtatacttaattttgaatcgaaattgttatttttttttcttttaaaaaaagctaaataaataattttgaaaataaatggaCTCTGTTAGATTAAAAAAACCAAACAACTGTCGCTTCTTTCATATCAAGATTAAAATActcaaactcaaattttaaaaatgtattgtGATATTCTATCAAAACAATTGCTTTTGGTTGGacctaacaaaaaaatatactgTTAAACTAATCGCAGAAGTTTAATAACATTATCTTATGTTGAAGATGTTTTATCCTTAACGTGAAGATGTGTTACAAGTCTTAGGTCTGGCagtaaaatcacaaaaataaaatatatataaattgtggAAAGTTACTTAAATTGAAATTCAAGGAATGTTAATGTGTTGATTTGACATTCTTCGTATTAGCTATTTAAActggtttggtaaattcatttttaatctaataattttttaatattattattagactaactaattttatatttttgtaaaaattgtttttaaaagttttaattttaagaatagaTTATATTACttaacaattttgaaaaaaaaattgattaatttaataataatttgaatggGAGGTGTAAATTTAGTAGAGAGAAGCATGAGATTGTAAAATATTAGATAGGatgaatgtaataaaataattgaattgaatgtatttatagatatattgagttaagtttaaaaatgtGGTTGAAAGAGTAGTTAAAATTAtggagaaagataaaaaaggaaagTAATGAGTGAGTTCCCTTTGGAATTTTGCGGCAGAAAACGTACAAGTTCCGTCAGAAAACTTTGGTATATCACTTTATTGAAAGTCCAAAAGCTCTCTCCAGGATGCTTACGTTACGGTAAAATGTCTACATAATGCATTATTCTATCATGAAAAACATCAAATCAGTGTcgaatttaaactaaaattctaaCATTTAAGGTAGATTTTATAATTGAGTAAAatagttaaagaaaaatatattaatagaataAGTAGAAAGTATTAAAGTTAATAAAGGGTATATATGTGGGTATCTGTTTCCCAGTGGGTGACGAGTGAAATTTCCTAGTAACAGATCCTCTGCCATTGCCAACTCACATCGTTAAAACAAACTTCATTAACACTTCActaataatatttctattttttggttaaaaaagaaagatttgttGTTATTGAATCATGAACTATAAAGGTTTGTTTGTATACATTGGTTCACGTAGAAACGTTTAGTTTTATGTTGTAATTAGCATCTGTGATAAGCATGATGAGTTTTTGGCCCCTAAAATTACTGATAGATGAACCTCTGATGAACGGAGCCTAAGAGCTTGCCACCTTCCATCTTTTTCAACCAAAGATCTAAAACTGTAGAAATACAGCAAAATAGTTTCAACAGAAAAAGTGGCACCACAATCACTTAAACATGCGTCTGAACAAAAGCAAAGTGGTTGTCATATTGCGTTCACTTGTACTTTTTTTGTTCATCTTTTAAAGTTGGATGGAGAGTTAAAATTGAACGTATGACATGAAATGTCCGAGTGTAGTAATTATTTTGTCGAGAGGGAATACAGTCTATTAGGTTTATGTGTAAAGAAAGTGGCATGAGAATATTTGTGGTAATGATCTCAAAAGATTCTAAAGACGATCTCGCATGCACGAGTGGAGAAACATACAAAAATGATGCTATCATAATTAAGTAAGAGCTCAAACAAAAACACCAACATGGTTAGGGCAATTTTCCTTCACTCTCCTTTCATGCTAAAGCAATATATTCATCAGTGGAGAAACTCTTTTCCCATGTGAACGTTAAAgcttttcaaaatacaaaaacaagatGCATTCACATTGCTTACTATATATCATAACACGTTATTCAGAAACAAACTTTATATGAGACTGTGGACCTCAAAAATATATATGGTGGAGGACAGTGAGTTGCTAGCAAATCGTTTCTCCaaacattttcttattaatatatataccaCCTTTCATATCTTAAATTTCTCCATTTTTCACGTGATCCATCACTATGTTTCCTTATCTTACCTTTCTTTATCAAAAATCACATATCTATTCAGACAACCTTATTTCAATCAgacaacatatatatatgttcacaaattattaattagatactgtaaattttgtttttcacaaTGTAAGAACAATTGACAGCGTGTAGGTGTGCTTGATATTTCTATTTgaattcttattaattttatttatttacttataagTATCatcatttattatgtttttaaattgagTAATTATAGTTTGATTTTTTCCATTATCAAGTCATTATCTTATTTACTTGTTAGATACAAcactttttttgttaatatagaaaatgatattataattaatgtaaaataacaaataatttttattttttctattgaaaATCTGTTAATAGTTAGgttgttgttttctttgatgacctccatataattatttgaaattactGTTAAACGGAAAAATTAAATTgcataaaagtaattaaaaaatataaatttttttaagtatattcaacaaataaaaataataatgaaaatattgaaatttaattaaatagtcatgattatatttttaaatatttacaaacaatATGATGCCTATGTTGGGTGCCAAGTAATCCAAGGGCTTCCATTgatgattattttttcttcatgaaGTGTATTATTGCAAACTTAGTTGAAACCTATTGTTTTGCCCCCAACTTATTGAATTTATAACTTGCGTATCTTTTTAAAGTTATGTATTAtgaattatgaagaaaagaaactgAGGAAGATAAGATAACACTGATTGTGAAAGATCGAGTCACTGATCTTTTTGTCGATTGTATAAGTCTACAAAAGGTGTTGCATGTGA
This genomic stretch from Vigna radiata var. radiata cultivar VC1973A chromosome 7, Vradiata_ver6, whole genome shotgun sequence harbors:
- the LOC106767266 gene encoding cytokinin dehydrogenase 3 → MALNYPSSTCFILLLVTITRLIYTVGKTEQRKALILPDLDIENIFHKLRDDPETIQMASTDYGHIVHELPAAVFHPSSIDDIATLIKTSYNSFVPFHIAARGQGHSTQGQAMARDGVVVDMATLRKQRNGVSITVSKDPLIGHYADVGGEQLWIDVLHASLEHGLAPVSWTDYLYLTVGGTLSNAGISGQSFRYGPQISNVHEMDVITGKGEFVTCSTQKNLELFNAVLGGLGQFGVIARARIALEAAPKRVKWVRLLYSDFSAFTEDQERLISINGKKQKNALDFLEGMLLMNQGPINNWRSSFFPLSDHPRIASLITEHSILYCLEVAKYYDDQTEKNLDKEIQVLLQGLAYIPGFYYEKNVSYVEFLNRVRSGELKLQSQGLWEVPHPWLNLFIPKSQILDFNSGVFRDIILKRNISSGPVLVYPMNRNKWDDRMSASIPDEDVFYTVGFLHSSGFDSWKAYDAQNREILEFCRDAGIKVKQYLPNHSTQEDWTNHFGAKWMKFLERKHQFDPRMILSPGQKIFHKQLQPAF